The following are encoded together in the Azospirillum lipoferum 4B genome:
- a CDS encoding YqgE/AlgH family protein, whose translation MPRLTKSPDSKTTESLTGQLLIAMPGMEDPRFQRTVIYVCAHNEDGAMGLVVNRLFGSITFEDLLEQLDMNIPQPMNNLPVHYGGPVESGRGFVLHSTDYVRDGTLVVNDDVALTATIDILRAISEDRGPRRNILLLGYAGWGPGQLDAEFQANGWLNVPCDEKLLFDTDLDAKWERAIGKLGVSVSMLSGEAGHA comes from the coding sequence ATGCCGCGCCTGACCAAGTCTCCGGACTCCAAGACGACGGAATCGCTGACCGGCCAGCTGCTGATCGCCATGCCCGGAATGGAGGACCCGCGTTTCCAGCGCACGGTCATCTATGTCTGCGCCCACAATGAAGATGGAGCGATGGGACTGGTGGTGAACCGGCTGTTCGGGTCGATCACGTTCGAAGACCTGCTGGAACAGCTCGACATGAACATTCCGCAGCCGATGAACAACCTGCCGGTCCATTACGGCGGGCCGGTCGAATCGGGCCGCGGTTTCGTTCTGCACTCCACCGATTATGTCCGTGACGGCACGCTGGTGGTGAACGACGACGTGGCGCTGACCGCAACCATCGACATCCTGCGCGCCATTTCCGAAGACCGCGGCCCGCGCCGCAACATCCTGCTGCTGGGCTATGCCGGCTGGGGGCCGGGCCAGCTGGACGCGGAATTCCAGGCCAACGGCTGGCTGAACGTGCCCTGCGACGAAAAGCTTCTGTTCGACACCGACCTGGATGCCAAGTGGGAACGCGCCATCGGCAAGCTCGGCGTCAGCGTCTCCATGCTGTCGGGTGAAGCCGGTCACGCCTGA
- the cysQ gene encoding 3'(2'),5'-bisphosphate nucleotidase CysQ, translated as MPDAAVASLLPTVRTIAHEAGQVILRFYNDGIDVATKVDGSPVTQADQAAEAVIIPALHHLLPGVPVVAEEAVAAGHRPDISGGRFWLVDPLDGTKEFISRNGEFTVNIALIENGAPVLGVVYAPATGDMYTAAGPGTAVHCAEGRHDHAISVRNPPPDGLTVVASRSHGSGSALDEFLGQFTVKDRVSCGSSLKFCTVASGKADLYPRFGPTSEWDTAAGHAVLIGAGGRVEQPDGSPIVYGKDDIRNPNFVAYGWK; from the coding sequence ATGCCCGATGCCGCTGTGGCGAGCCTGCTGCCGACGGTCCGCACCATCGCCCATGAGGCCGGTCAGGTCATCCTGCGCTTTTACAACGACGGCATCGACGTCGCCACCAAGGTCGACGGCAGCCCTGTCACGCAGGCCGATCAGGCGGCGGAGGCGGTGATCATCCCGGCCCTGCACCACCTTTTGCCCGGCGTGCCGGTTGTGGCGGAGGAGGCCGTGGCCGCCGGCCACCGGCCCGACATCTCCGGCGGACGCTTCTGGCTGGTCGATCCGCTCGACGGCACCAAGGAGTTCATCTCCCGCAACGGCGAGTTCACGGTGAACATCGCGCTGATCGAGAATGGCGCGCCGGTGCTGGGCGTCGTCTATGCGCCTGCCACCGGCGACATGTACACCGCGGCCGGCCCCGGCACCGCGGTCCATTGCGCGGAAGGGAGGCACGACCACGCCATCTCCGTCCGCAACCCGCCGCCCGACGGGCTGACCGTCGTCGCCAGCCGCTCGCACGGCAGCGGGTCGGCCTTGGACGAGTTCCTCGGCCAGTTCACCGTCAAGGATCGGGTGTCCTGCGGCAGCTCGCTGAAGTTCTGCACGGTCGCCAGCGGCAAGGCCGATCTCTATCCGCGCTTCGGACCGACCAGCGAGTGGGACACCGCCGCCGGCCATGCCGTGCTGATCGGCGCCGGTGGCCGGGTGGAGCAGCCGGACGGCTCGCCGATCGTCTATGGCAAGGACGACATCCGTAACCCGAACTTCGTCGCCTACGGCTGGAAATGA
- a CDS encoding ferritin-like domain-containing protein produces the protein MTSSVTCLGEAATAVLTTAAPLEKVRLTRLHATAWRDGLLSPDVPTPPPDRPARPDRPELKLPRDMPKRGRGGSAQNRIALLHALAHIELNAIDLAWDIVARFAHLGMPKGFTDDWVQVADDEARHFQMLETRLNALGSSYGDLPAHDGLWQAATETAHDLAARLAVVPMVLEARGLDVTPETVRRLRDFGDAESADLLQTIHDEEIGHVAAGRRWFVHLCAERGAEPVALWQELVGRHFRGGLKRPFNVTSRQLAGFGPEYYEPITPEIDRKPETR, from the coding sequence ATGACCTCTTCCGTTACGTGTCTGGGCGAGGCGGCGACCGCGGTGCTGACCACCGCGGCGCCGCTGGAGAAAGTGCGCCTGACCCGCCTTCACGCCACCGCTTGGCGCGACGGCCTGCTGTCGCCCGACGTGCCGACGCCGCCGCCCGACCGCCCTGCCCGTCCCGACCGGCCGGAGTTGAAGCTTCCGCGCGACATGCCCAAGCGCGGGCGCGGCGGCAGCGCGCAGAACCGCATCGCCCTGCTGCACGCGCTGGCGCACATCGAACTGAACGCCATCGACCTCGCCTGGGACATCGTCGCCCGATTCGCGCATCTCGGCATGCCGAAGGGCTTCACCGACGACTGGGTCCAGGTGGCTGACGACGAGGCGCGGCATTTCCAGATGCTGGAGACTCGGCTGAACGCCCTGGGCTCCTCCTACGGCGATCTTCCGGCCCATGACGGGCTGTGGCAGGCAGCGACGGAGACCGCCCACGACCTCGCCGCCCGGCTGGCGGTGGTGCCGATGGTGCTGGAGGCGCGCGGGCTGGACGTGACGCCCGAGACGGTGCGCCGCCTGCGCGATTTCGGCGACGCGGAGAGCGCCGACCTGCTGCAGACCATCCATGACGAGGAAATCGGCCATGTCGCCGCCGGCCGCCGCTGGTTCGTCCATCTCTGCGCCGAGCGCGGGGCGGAGCCGGTCGCCCTGTGGCAGGAGCTGGTCGGACGCCATTTTCGCGGCGGATTGAAGCGCCCCTTCAACGTCACCAGCCGCCAACTCGCCGGTTTCGGCCCGGAATATTACGAGCCGATCACGCCCGAAATTGACCGCAAGCCGGAAACCCGGTAA
- a CDS encoding protein-disulfide reductase DsbD family protein, protein MKRHASLLLLLLAVLAGGVIPAAAQDGVGPWVKAGQVEARLVSAVRGTGTLTALPLGLELRLEPGWKTYWRSPGDAGFAPRLDWSGSGNLAEATLSYPAPHRFSVLGFETAGYDTAVLFPIQGKPAEPGKPVDLALTAELLVCSDICVPQTLKLALALPEGPADPSDAANDVARAQALVPRGPNGLLRIDAVRATGITLEVEATAADGFVSPDLFVETEPPLTFSAPKTVFSDNDRHVRLTLTVTEPQPGLELAGRALTLTLVDGEKAVEAPATASAGGALSVPAGTGLAAMLGVALLGGLILNLMPCVLPVLSLKLMSVVKHGGRAPAAVRAGFLASAAGILTSFLLMASVLVGVKAAGGAVGWGIQFQQPLFLVFMVVLVTLFSANLWGLFEVPLPRVLADRLGGEGLAGPFATGMFATLLATPCSAPFLGTAVGFALSKGPVEVYAIFAALGVGLALPYLAVAAWPRVAGWLPRPGRWMATLKIVLGFALMLTAVWLLTVLTAQIGEVASATVGLLMAGLVLALWIGRSARGAARTAGPALAGLLAVAAFAMPAVVGPSAGAAPVVSDAKTRWVPFVESAIREHVAAGRIVFVDVTADWCITCQANKKLVLDRDEVAKRMEDPSLVAMQADWTRPDATIAKFLADHGRYGIPFNIVYGPGAPYGIALPELLSDGAVLEALNKAAGQGTGKGV, encoded by the coding sequence ATGAAAAGACATGCCTCCCTCCTCTTGCTGCTGCTGGCCGTTCTGGCGGGCGGCGTCATTCCCGCCGCGGCACAGGATGGCGTCGGACCTTGGGTCAAGGCCGGGCAGGTCGAGGCGCGTCTCGTCTCCGCCGTGCGCGGCACCGGCACCCTGACGGCGCTGCCGCTGGGGCTGGAATTGCGGCTGGAGCCGGGATGGAAGACCTATTGGCGTTCCCCCGGCGATGCCGGATTCGCCCCGCGGCTGGACTGGAGCGGCTCCGGCAATCTGGCCGAGGCGACGCTGTCCTATCCGGCTCCGCACCGCTTCTCGGTTCTTGGATTCGAAACCGCAGGCTATGACACCGCGGTCCTGTTCCCGATCCAGGGCAAGCCCGCCGAGCCCGGCAAGCCGGTCGATCTGGCGCTGACCGCCGAACTGCTGGTCTGCTCGGACATCTGCGTACCGCAGACGCTGAAGCTCGCCCTTGCGTTGCCGGAAGGACCTGCCGACCCGAGCGACGCCGCGAATGACGTGGCGCGCGCCCAGGCGCTTGTCCCACGCGGGCCGAACGGCCTGCTGCGCATCGATGCGGTGCGCGCGACCGGCATTACGCTGGAGGTGGAGGCGACCGCCGCCGACGGCTTCGTCAGTCCGGACCTGTTCGTGGAGACCGAGCCGCCGCTGACCTTCTCCGCACCCAAGACCGTCTTTTCCGATAACGACCGCCATGTCCGCCTGACGCTGACGGTGACCGAACCCCAGCCGGGGCTGGAACTGGCGGGGCGTGCGCTGACCCTGACGCTGGTCGACGGCGAGAAGGCGGTGGAGGCGCCGGCGACAGCCTCGGCCGGCGGCGCCCTGTCGGTTCCCGCCGGCACCGGATTGGCGGCGATGCTGGGCGTGGCGCTGCTCGGCGGGTTGATCCTGAACCTGATGCCCTGCGTGCTGCCGGTGCTGTCGCTGAAGCTGATGTCGGTGGTCAAGCATGGCGGGCGGGCACCGGCCGCAGTGCGTGCCGGTTTCCTGGCGAGTGCCGCCGGCATCCTGACCTCCTTCCTGCTGATGGCGTCGGTGCTGGTCGGCGTGAAGGCGGCTGGCGGGGCGGTGGGCTGGGGCATCCAGTTCCAGCAGCCGCTGTTCCTGGTCTTCATGGTGGTGCTGGTCACCCTGTTCTCGGCCAACCTCTGGGGATTGTTCGAGGTGCCGCTGCCGCGCGTCCTGGCCGACCGGCTGGGCGGGGAGGGGCTGGCCGGTCCCTTCGCCACCGGCATGTTCGCCACCCTGCTGGCAACCCCCTGCTCAGCGCCGTTCCTGGGTACGGCGGTCGGCTTCGCGCTGTCCAAGGGGCCGGTGGAGGTCTATGCCATCTTCGCGGCGCTGGGAGTCGGGCTGGCTCTGCCCTATCTGGCTGTGGCGGCATGGCCCCGTGTGGCCGGCTGGCTGCCGCGGCCGGGGCGCTGGATGGCGACGCTGAAGATCGTGCTGGGCTTCGCGCTGATGCTGACGGCGGTCTGGCTGCTGACGGTTCTGACCGCGCAGATCGGCGAGGTGGCGTCCGCCACGGTCGGGCTGCTGATGGCGGGGCTGGTGCTGGCGCTGTGGATCGGGCGAAGCGCCCGCGGCGCGGCACGAACCGCCGGACCGGCGCTGGCCGGCTTGCTGGCGGTTGCCGCCTTCGCGATGCCGGCGGTAGTCGGCCCATCCGCCGGCGCAGCACCGGTAGTCAGCGACGCCAAGACACGCTGGGTGCCCTTCGTCGAATCCGCGATCCGCGAGCATGTGGCGGCCGGCCGTATCGTCTTCGTCGACGTCACCGCGGATTGGTGCATCACCTGCCAAGCCAACAAGAAGCTGGTGCTGGACCGCGACGAGGTCGCCAAGCGGATGGAGGACCCGTCGCTGGTGGCGATGCAGGCCGACTGGACCCGCCCGGACGCGACGATCGCCAAGTTCCTGGCCGACCACGGCCGGTACGGCATTCCCTTCAACATCGTCTATGGCCCCGGCGCGCCGTACGGCATCGCCCTGCCGGAACTGCTGAGCGACGGCGCGGTTCTGGAGGCACTGAACAAGGCGGCCGGACAGGGGACGGGCAAAGGAGTCTGA
- a CDS encoding peroxiredoxin: MSIQVGDTIPSVTLKWLTDNGMQDVTTDELFKGKKVVLFSVPGAFTPTCSAKHLPGFVQQADALKAKGVDSIICLAVNDPFVMRAWGDKGAVEDKVVMLPDGNATFTTALGLTMDGSGYGLGTRGQRFALVAEDGKVTHVAVEAPGKFEVSSAEAVLEKL, from the coding sequence ATGAGCATCCAGGTTGGCGATACCATTCCGTCCGTCACGCTGAAGTGGCTGACCGACAACGGCATGCAGGACGTGACCACCGACGAGCTGTTCAAGGGCAAGAAGGTCGTCCTGTTCTCCGTCCCCGGCGCCTTTACCCCGACCTGCTCGGCCAAGCATCTGCCGGGCTTCGTCCAGCAAGCCGACGCGCTGAAGGCCAAGGGCGTCGACAGCATCATCTGCCTCGCGGTCAACGACCCGTTCGTGATGCGCGCCTGGGGCGACAAGGGCGCTGTCGAAGACAAGGTCGTGATGCTGCCGGACGGCAACGCCACCTTCACCACGGCTCTCGGCCTGACCATGGACGGTTCGGGCTATGGCCTGGGCACCCGCGGCCAGCGCTTTGCCCTGGTGGCGGAGGACGGCAAGGTCACCCACGTCGCCGTCGAGGCCCCCGGCAAGTTCGAGGTGTCGTCGGCCGAGGCGGTGCTGGAAAAGCTCTGA
- a CDS encoding GNAT family N-acetyltransferase, which translates to MTVQERSEGWRVVGAGASALWRAMTASDLDRLLAIADIVHPAYPEDRSVFEERLALYPAGCRVAECRGETIGYGVMHPGKLGVPPPLDTPLGELPPDADCLYLHDIALLPEARGTGLGAAVLAYAHGLAAREGWRWLALTSTPGARSYWDRVGFMSYRDGGPALAAKLESYGGGMSYMTAPVRS; encoded by the coding sequence ATGACGGTGCAGGAGCGGTCGGAGGGTTGGCGGGTGGTCGGTGCAGGCGCATCGGCCCTATGGCGTGCTATGACGGCGTCCGATCTGGACCGGCTGCTTGCCATTGCGGACATCGTGCATCCGGCCTACCCGGAGGACCGCAGCGTGTTCGAAGAGAGGCTGGCGCTTTATCCCGCCGGTTGCCGCGTGGCGGAATGCCGCGGCGAGACCATCGGCTATGGCGTGATGCATCCGGGCAAGCTGGGCGTCCCGCCGCCCCTCGACACGCCGCTGGGGGAATTGCCGCCGGATGCGGACTGCCTTTACCTGCACGACATCGCGCTGCTGCCGGAGGCGCGCGGCACGGGGCTGGGCGCGGCGGTGCTGGCCTATGCGCACGGGCTGGCGGCACGGGAGGGCTGGAGGTGGCTGGCGCTGACCTCGACGCCGGGCGCGCGGAGCTATTGGGACCGGGTCGGATTCATGTCCTACCGGGACGGCGGACCGGCACTGGCGGCGAAGTTGGAGAGCTACGGCGGTGGGATGAGCTACATGACGGCGCCGGTGCGGTCTTAA
- the rnhA gene encoding ribonuclease HI, which produces MTDDGPPTESARKTVDIFTDGACSGNPGPGGWGAILRYGEVEKELYGGEPATTNNRMELMAAIMALEALKKPVTVRLFTDSEYVKNGITKWIHGWKAKGWMTADRKPVKNVDLWQRLEEAKRQHQIEFHWVRGHAGHPENERADELARRGVADVRARS; this is translated from the coding sequence ATGACCGACGACGGCCCCCCGACCGAATCCGCCCGCAAGACCGTCGACATCTTCACCGACGGTGCCTGCAGCGGAAATCCCGGCCCCGGCGGCTGGGGCGCGATCCTGCGCTATGGCGAGGTGGAGAAAGAGCTGTATGGCGGCGAGCCGGCGACCACCAACAACCGCATGGAGCTGATGGCGGCCATCATGGCGCTGGAAGCGCTGAAGAAGCCGGTGACCGTCCGGCTCTTCACCGACAGCGAATATGTGAAGAACGGCATCACCAAGTGGATCCATGGCTGGAAAGCCAAGGGCTGGATGACCGCCGACCGCAAGCCGGTGAAGAACGTCGACCTGTGGCAACGCCTGGAAGAGGCGAAGCGGCAGCACCAGATCGAATTCCACTGGGTCCGTGGCCACGCCGGCCATCCGGAGAACGAACGCGCCGACGAACTGGCCCGGCGCGGGGTGGCTGACGTGCGGGCGCGGAGTTGA
- a CDS encoding zinc ribbon domain-containing protein YjdM, with translation MDDQINCPQCNSENAYNDGSLWNCPDCGHEWNPDTATAAADVEAGQGVRDANGNPLADGDSVTVIKDLKVKGSSLVVKGGTKVKNIRLVDGADGHNIACKIDGIGAMNLKSEFVKKA, from the coding sequence ATGGACGATCAGATCAACTGCCCGCAGTGCAACTCCGAAAACGCCTACAATGACGGGAGCCTGTGGAACTGCCCCGATTGCGGGCACGAGTGGAACCCCGACACGGCCACGGCCGCTGCGGACGTTGAGGCCGGGCAGGGCGTCCGGGATGCCAACGGCAACCCCTTGGCCGACGGCGACAGCGTGACCGTCATCAAGGACTTGAAGGTCAAGGGATCGTCGCTGGTGGTGAAGGGCGGGACCAAGGTGAAGAACATCCGTCTGGTCGACGGTGCGGACGGGCACAACATCGCCTGCAAGATCGACGGCATCGGCGCCATGAACCTGAAGTCGGAGTTCGTGAAGAAGGCCTGA
- the moeA gene encoding molybdopterin molybdotransferase MoeA yields MVQLDNDCFAFGGPMMAVEPALALLAGRVGPVTATDTVPLTDALGRVLAADLIAPFNVPPHDNAAVDGYAVFFDDLAADGPTVLPVTARVAAGQWLGRPAVRGEAVRIFTGAPMPAGMDTVFMQEDCRTDGSSVTLPAGGRRGVNRRLAGEDVREGSVVLSAGRRLRPEDIALAASLGHATLQVRCRLRVAVFSTGDELRQPGQALEPGAVYDANRYALIALLSRLGCAVTDLGILPDRFEAIRDALAEAAAGHDALITSGGMSTGEEDHVKPAVEANGRLDFWRLAIKPGRPVALGRVRDSVFVGLPGNPVAVVVTFLRIARPILLRLMGAADETPRLIPVRAAFAHKKKPGRREFLRGSLTRGDDGALAVTKYPRDGAGVLSSLVESEGLIELPEDLAQVEPGMIVDFVPFKEFL; encoded by the coding sequence ATGGTGCAACTCGACAATGATTGCTTCGCCTTCGGCGGGCCGATGATGGCGGTGGAGCCGGCGCTGGCGCTGCTGGCCGGACGGGTCGGGCCGGTGACGGCGACCGACACGGTTCCGCTGACCGATGCGCTGGGCCGGGTGCTGGCCGCCGATCTGATCGCGCCCTTCAATGTGCCGCCGCACGACAATGCCGCGGTTGACGGCTATGCCGTGTTCTTCGACGACCTCGCCGCCGATGGTCCAACGGTCCTGCCGGTCACGGCGCGGGTCGCTGCCGGGCAATGGCTCGGCCGGCCGGCGGTGCGGGGGGAGGCGGTGCGCATCTTTACCGGCGCGCCGATGCCGGCGGGGATGGACACCGTCTTCATGCAGGAGGATTGCCGCACGGATGGTTCCTCCGTCACGCTGCCTGCCGGCGGTCGCCGCGGCGTCAATCGGCGGCTGGCCGGCGAGGATGTGCGCGAGGGCTCGGTCGTGCTCTCTGCCGGGCGCCGCCTGCGGCCAGAGGACATCGCGCTCGCCGCGTCGCTCGGCCATGCGACGCTTCAGGTGCGCTGTAGATTGCGGGTGGCGGTGTTCTCCACCGGCGACGAGCTGCGCCAGCCGGGGCAGGCACTGGAGCCGGGCGCCGTCTATGACGCCAACCGCTACGCCCTGATCGCGCTGCTGTCCCGGCTGGGCTGCGCCGTTACCGACCTCGGCATCCTGCCCGACCGGTTCGAGGCGATCCGCGATGCGCTGGCGGAGGCCGCGGCCGGCCATGACGCGCTGATCACCTCCGGCGGCATGTCCACCGGCGAGGAGGATCACGTCAAGCCGGCGGTGGAGGCGAATGGGCGGCTGGATTTCTGGCGGCTGGCGATCAAGCCGGGGAGGCCGGTGGCGCTGGGCCGTGTCCGCGATTCTGTCTTCGTCGGGCTGCCCGGCAATCCGGTCGCGGTGGTGGTCACCTTCCTGCGCATCGCCCGGCCGATCCTGCTGCGGCTGATGGGGGCGGCGGATGAGACGCCGCGCCTCATCCCGGTGCGCGCCGCCTTCGCCCACAAGAAGAAGCCGGGCCGGCGCGAGTTCCTGCGCGGGTCGCTGACGCGGGGTGACGATGGCGCGCTTGCCGTTACCAAATACCCGCGTGACGGGGCGGGCGTCCTGTCGTCGCTGGTCGAGTCCGAAGGCCTGATCGAACTGCCGGAGGATCTTGCCCAGGTCGAACCCGGCATGATCGTCGACTTCGTGCCTTTCAAAGAATTCCTCTAG
- the moaE gene encoding molybdopterin synthase catalytic subunit MoaE, with amino-acid sequence MAIRVQAEDFDVGAEYAAFTAGRTSVGGVAMFVGLVRDIAGGEAVSAMTLEHYPGMTEKQLEAIEEEARRRWPLDDVLVIHRHGRLEPGDRIVMVATASAHRDAAFESCRFLMDWLKTKAPFWKLEATPEGERWVEAKDSDDAAAARWSE; translated from the coding sequence ATGGCGATCCGCGTCCAGGCCGAGGATTTCGATGTCGGTGCCGAATATGCCGCCTTCACCGCCGGCCGCACCAGCGTCGGCGGGGTGGCGATGTTCGTCGGGCTGGTGCGCGACATCGCCGGCGGCGAGGCGGTCAGCGCCATGACGCTGGAACACTATCCCGGCATGACTGAAAAGCAGCTGGAGGCGATCGAGGAGGAGGCGCGCAGGCGCTGGCCGCTGGACGACGTGCTGGTGATCCACCGCCATGGCCGGCTGGAGCCGGGCGACCGCATCGTCATGGTCGCCACCGCCTCGGCCCATCGCGACGCCGCCTTCGAATCCTGCCGCTTCCTGATGGACTGGCTGAAGACCAAGGCGCCGTTCTGGAAGCTGGAGGCCACGCCGGAGGGCGAGCGCTGGGTCGAGGCGAAGGACAGCGACGATGCCGCGGCGGCGCGGTGGAGCGAGTAG
- a CDS encoding HAD hydrolase-like protein: protein MIEASVWRPPDRRGNQLAIFDFDGTLADSFPWFIGVLNDVADRYGFNRVRPDEVEQLRGYDARQIMRHLRVPNWKLPFIANHMRRLMARDIDGIRLFDGVPDMLRTLNDRGVTVAIVSSNSVENIRTILGPEAAGQVGHYGCGASLFGKAAKFRKMLRTTGIPAGRAVGIGDEVRDIDAARKVGMGCAAVTWGYARGDALAARRPDRLLSRVEEIAGLFGG from the coding sequence GTGATCGAAGCGTCTGTTTGGCGTCCGCCGGATCGCCGCGGCAATCAACTCGCCATCTTCGACTTCGACGGCACCTTGGCCGACTCGTTTCCCTGGTTCATCGGCGTTCTGAACGATGTGGCCGACCGCTACGGCTTCAACCGGGTGCGGCCGGACGAGGTCGAGCAGCTGCGCGGTTACGATGCGCGGCAGATCATGCGGCACCTGCGCGTCCCGAACTGGAAGCTGCCCTTCATCGCCAACCATATGCGCCGCCTGATGGCGCGCGACATCGACGGCATCCGGCTGTTCGACGGGGTGCCGGACATGCTGCGCACGCTGAACGACCGGGGCGTGACCGTCGCCATCGTCAGTTCCAATTCGGTCGAGAACATCCGCACGATCCTGGGACCGGAGGCGGCGGGGCAGGTTGGCCATTACGGCTGCGGTGCCTCGCTGTTCGGCAAGGCGGCGAAGTTCCGCAAGATGCTGCGGACGACCGGCATTCCGGCCGGCCGGGCCGTCGGCATCGGTGACGAGGTGCGCGACATCGACGCGGCGCGCAAGGTGGGGATGGGCTGCGCGGCGGTCACCTGGGGCTATGCCCGCGGCGATGCCTTGGCGGCGCGGCGGCCGGATCGGCTGCTGAGCCGGGTGGAGGAGATCGCCGGGCTATTCGGCGGCTAA
- a CDS encoding homoserine kinase, whose translation MAVYTEVTDEDLSTFAAQYDLGAVLSCKGIAEGVENSNFLLVTERGPYILTLYEKRTRKEDLPFFLGLMEHLAEKGIACPLPVPARDGVALRELCGRPAVIVTFLAGMWPRRITPQHCAQLGEALARLHLAVGDFRMERPNALALPGWKDLFAKSAERADEVAPGLRATLEAELAALEANWPVGLPAGVIHADLFPDNVFFRGDSLSGLIDFYFACNDFFVYDVAICINAWCFEIDGSFNATKARLLLSNYRKVRPLSREELDALPWLCRGSAVRFLLTRLYDWLNHPPGAFVRPKDPLEYLRKLRFHQSVRGLGDYFLDDSEAGGR comes from the coding sequence ATGGCCGTATACACCGAAGTCACCGACGAGGATCTCAGCACCTTCGCCGCCCAGTACGATCTGGGCGCGGTGCTGTCGTGCAAAGGCATCGCGGAGGGGGTGGAGAATTCCAACTTCCTGCTGGTGACCGAACGCGGCCCCTACATCCTGACGCTCTACGAGAAGCGCACGCGGAAAGAGGATCTGCCCTTCTTCCTCGGCCTGATGGAGCATCTGGCGGAGAAGGGCATTGCCTGCCCGCTGCCGGTGCCGGCACGCGATGGCGTGGCGCTGCGCGAGCTGTGCGGCCGTCCGGCGGTGATCGTCACCTTCCTGGCCGGCATGTGGCCGCGCCGGATCACGCCGCAGCATTGCGCCCAGCTGGGCGAGGCCTTGGCCCGCCTGCATCTGGCGGTCGGCGATTTCCGCATGGAACGGCCGAACGCGCTGGCTCTGCCCGGTTGGAAAGACCTGTTCGCCAAGTCCGCCGAGCGCGCCGACGAGGTGGCACCCGGCCTGCGCGCGACGCTGGAGGCGGAACTGGCGGCGCTGGAGGCCAATTGGCCGGTGGGCCTGCCGGCCGGCGTCATCCATGCCGACCTGTTCCCGGACAACGTCTTCTTCCGCGGCGACAGCCTGTCCGGTCTGATCGACTTCTATTTCGCCTGCAACGACTTCTTCGTCTACGACGTGGCGATCTGCATCAACGCCTGGTGCTTCGAGATCGACGGGTCCTTCAACGCCACCAAGGCGCGGCTGCTGCTGTCCAACTACCGCAAGGTCCGCCCTCTGTCTCGCGAAGAGCTGGACGCCCTGCCCTGGCTCTGCCGCGGCAGCGCGGTGCGCTTCCTGCTGACCCGGCTCTATGACTGGCTGAACCATCCGCCTGGCGCCTTCGTGCGGCCGAAGGATCCGCTTGAATATCTGCGCAAGCTGCGCTTCCACCAGTCGGTCCGCGGCCTGGGCGACTATTTCCTCGACGACTCGGAAGCGGGCGGGCGATGA
- the moaD gene encoding molybdopterin converting factor subunit 1, giving the protein MKILYFAWLRSKIGVPTETVDLPAEVATVGDLVEWLKTRSPRHAEALANSKVVKVAVNQEHVPYDHPIAATDEVALFPPVTGG; this is encoded by the coding sequence ATGAAGATTCTGTATTTCGCCTGGCTGCGCAGCAAGATCGGCGTGCCGACGGAAACGGTGGATTTGCCGGCGGAGGTCGCCACCGTCGGCGATCTCGTCGAGTGGCTGAAGACCCGCAGCCCCCGCCATGCCGAGGCTCTGGCCAACAGCAAGGTGGTCAAGGTGGCGGTGAACCAGGAGCATGTGCCCTACGACCACCCCATCGCGGCGACCGACGAAGTGGCCCTGTTCCCGCCGGTGACGGGGGGCTGA